A stretch of the bacterium genome encodes the following:
- the coaE gene encoding dephospho-CoA kinase (Dephospho-CoA kinase (CoaE) performs the final step in coenzyme A biosynthesis.) has translation MIISPVKSSFVINNISRKNEIRHRSSSIFFTARTLAITGNIAAGKSTVQELFEKKGIPCIDVDHVVHELYNNDNVVIQDVKKIFADYGFHSLKDDDFIDRSKIRDIVFQNEALKRSLEDIVHPAVERRVEEFIQKNKSNKNVAIFNPLLFETNKQSHYDYVVLIKIDPQEQLKRLLSRNSFLTPETAIQRINSQMPQFLKESRADFVIDNSKGTKSVEKQVDTLISKLNGTFTPNNSNLFIGIPFLKYTWDETLKQIGIKSVDISEGFSSVISAYDDKSRSYHGIKHIEKMLKELKNYEI, from the coding sequence ATGATTATATCTCCTGTTAAAAGTTCTTTTGTTATAAATAACATATCAAGAAAGAATGAAATTAGACATAGAAGTTCTTCAATTTTTTTTACGGCAAGAACACTCGCAATTACGGGAAATATTGCAGCAGGAAAATCTACCGTGCAAGAACTATTTGAAAAGAAAGGTATTCCTTGTATAGATGTTGACCACGTTGTACACGAACTATATAACAATGACAATGTTGTAATACAAGATGTAAAAAAAATATTTGCTGATTATGGATTTCATTCATTAAAAGATGATGATTTTATAGATAGAAGTAAAATTAGAGATATCGTTTTCCAAAATGAGGCACTGAAAAGAAGTTTGGAGGATATAGTTCATCCTGCTGTAGAACGACGAGTTGAAGAATTTATTCAAAAAAATAAAAGCAATAAAAATGTTGCCATTTTTAATCCACTTTTGTTTGAAACTAATAAACAAAGCCATTATGATTATGTGGTTTTGATAAAAATTGATCCTCAAGAACAGTTAAAAAGATTACTTTCCAGAAATTCTTTTCTTACTCCCGAAACGGCTATACAGAGAATAAATTCTCAAATGCCTCAATTCTTAAAAGAAAGCCGTGCTGATTTTGTAATAGACAATTCCAAAGGAACCAAGAGTGTTGAAAAACAAGTTGACACGTTGATTTCTAAATTAAATGGGACGTTTACACCTAATAACTCAAATTTATTTATTGGGATTCCCTTTCTTAAATACACTTGGGATGAAACCTTGAAACAAATTGGAATTAAATCCGTTGATATTTCAGAGGGTTTTAGTAGTGTTATTAGTGCTTATGATGATAAAAGCAGAAGTTACCATGGAATCAAACATATTGAAAAAATGTTAAAAGAACTTAAAAATTATGAAATTA
- the coaD gene encoding pantetheine-phosphate adenylyltransferase, protein MNVAIKKTYLNLMPVFPRNKLAQSQSQSNINQNKINDSRYDFSIYKNKGITLPFGVKATAVYAGSFDPITKGHLDILKIAAKLFDQVIVLIAKNPRKTRYIPIDDAVDLIKKSVEDLNNVKVDTYKGLTANYAKEKGAGFLLRGLRTVSDFDSEMQLSEINRRLNPELKTIFLPASSENNAISSSAVREILNNDGDISQFVPQSVAEYLYKHQKGQ, encoded by the coding sequence ATGAATGTTGCCATAAAAAAAACTTATTTAAACTTAATGCCGGTTTTTCCTCGTAATAAATTAGCACAAAGCCAGTCACAAAGTAACATTAATCAAAATAAAATAAATGATAGTCGCTATGATTTTTCTATTTATAAAAATAAGGGTATTACTTTGCCATTTGGAGTTAAGGCAACAGCAGTTTATGCAGGCAGTTTTGACCCTATTACCAAGGGGCACTTGGATATTCTTAAAATCGCCGCAAAGCTTTTTGATCAAGTTATAGTTCTTATCGCAAAGAATCCTAGAAAAACAAGATACATCCCTATTGATGACGCTGTTGATCTTATCAAAAAATCCGTTGAGGATTTAAATAATGTTAAAGTCGATACATATAAAGGTTTGACTGCTAATTATGCTAAGGAAAAAGGTGCAGGTTTCTTGTTAAGAGGCTTAAGAACGGTGTCGGACTTTGATAGCGAGATGCAACTTTCTGAAATAAACAGAAGGCTGAACCCTGAATTGAAAACAATATTTTTACCTGCAAGCTCAGAGAATAACGCCATATCTTCTAGTGCGGTGCGTGAAATTCTGAACAATGATGGGGATATTTCTCAATTCGTTCCCCAATCTGTTGCAGAATATTTATATAAACACCAGAAAGGTCAATAA
- a CDS encoding bifunctional nuclease family protein, with product MIEMQVMGIAIDTKSGSPIVVLNDVEKRRALPIWIGQAEASAIIRQLENIKTPRPMTHDLISNLLDLSSFVVEKIEINDYSDTTYYATIFIKGKKNEKFKLDARPSDAITIALKNKAPIFVTPNVIADGTISTDEERDEQESEEFKKFVNDIKPSDFKNLLENFEKPEGFNEENS from the coding sequence ATGATTGAAATGCAGGTAATGGGAATAGCTATAGATACCAAATCAGGTTCTCCCATTGTTGTCCTTAACGATGTAGAAAAGAGAAGGGCTCTTCCTATATGGATCGGACAGGCTGAAGCCAGTGCAATTATAAGACAACTTGAAAACATTAAAACTCCAAGACCAATGACACATGATTTGATTTCTAATTTGCTTGATTTGTCCTCTTTTGTCGTAGAAAAAATAGAAATAAATGATTATAGCGATACGACTTATTATGCGACCATTTTTATTAAAGGCAAAAAGAATGAGAAGTTTAAATTAGATGCAAGACCATCAGATGCTATAACTATAGCCTTAAAAAACAAAGCCCCGATATTTGTAACGCCTAATGTTATAGCGGATGGAACTATTTCTACAGATGAAGAAAGAGATGAACAGGAATCAGAAGAATTTAAAAAGTTTGTAAATGACATCAAGCCTTCTGATTTTAAAAATCTTTTAGAAAATTTTGAAAAACCCGAAGGCTTTAACGAGGAAAATAGTTAA
- a CDS encoding aminotransferase class I/II-fold pyridoxal phosphate-dependent enzyme, with translation MYIIQAINKIIRHEPILFTTPGHSGGKGVLDEYKEVVGKKIFKADLSELEGLDNLQNPSGIIKNSLVRASEIYGSKNTFYLVNGSTSGIIALMLATVGRGDSVLISRNVHKSVISALTLSGAHPVWISPEWENEWNIPSCINPEKIRQKLEKNPKIKAVWITSPTYEGIVSDIESISKICKEKKVLLVVDEAHGALWNFSEKLPLSSIHLGADACVQSLHKTGSCLTQGAVLHLSKNSGINFEKLSQSLNLVNTTSPSYLILSSIEASIEYLHSKEGRQNIDELLKDIEEIKSFIKKNVGINFLESCENYQHDPTKIFMGLNGISGYNLSDILFKKFNVEFELDNNKGVLALTGIGTTRKKLEKFAFSLIKAEKILQKSQDVSILQPFIQPTVIYSPADAFYKKSKKIEISKSVGFISKETIVNYPPGIPLIIAGEEIKPEHLEVFACEVEAGKKEIDVILD, from the coding sequence ATGTATATTATTCAGGCGATAAATAAAATAATCAGGCATGAACCGATTTTGTTTACCACACCGGGACATTCGGGGGGCAAAGGCGTTTTAGATGAGTATAAAGAAGTTGTAGGCAAAAAAATTTTTAAAGCAGACCTCTCTGAGCTTGAAGGTCTGGATAATCTTCAAAATCCGTCAGGTATAATAAAAAATTCGTTAGTTCGAGCAAGTGAAATCTACGGAAGTAAAAATACATTTTATCTCGTCAACGGTTCGACCTCGGGCATAATTGCGTTAATGCTCGCCACGGTCGGCAGAGGGGATTCTGTTTTAATTTCAAGAAATGTCCATAAAAGCGTTATAAGCGCACTAACTCTGTCAGGGGCTCATCCTGTCTGGATAAGTCCTGAGTGGGAAAACGAATGGAATATTCCTTCCTGCATAAACCCTGAAAAAATAAGGCAAAAACTTGAAAAAAATCCAAAGATAAAAGCTGTATGGATTACAAGCCCAACTTATGAGGGTATAGTTTCCGATATAGAATCAATTTCAAAAATATGCAAAGAAAAAAAAGTTCTTCTTGTTGTAGATGAAGCGCATGGCGCTTTATGGAATTTTTCTGAAAAATTGCCGTTATCTTCAATTCATCTTGGAGCGGACGCCTGTGTCCAGTCTTTGCATAAGACAGGATCATGTCTTACTCAGGGAGCAGTTCTTCATTTGAGCAAAAATTCCGGAATTAATTTCGAAAAATTGTCGCAAAGTCTTAATCTGGTCAATACAACTTCACCATCGTATTTGATTTTATCAAGCATAGAGGCATCTATAGAATATCTGCATTCAAAAGAAGGTCGGCAAAATATTGATGAGTTGCTGAAGGATATTGAAGAAATAAAATCTTTTATCAAAAAAAATGTTGGCATAAATTTTTTGGAAAGTTGTGAAAATTATCAGCATGACCCTACAAAAATTTTTATGGGATTAAACGGCATATCAGGATATAACCTTTCTGATATCTTGTTCAAAAAGTTTAATGTAGAGTTTGAACTTGATAATAATAAAGGTGTTCTTGCGCTTACAGGAATAGGAACAACAAGAAAAAAACTTGAAAAGTTTGCTTTTTCTTTAATTAAAGCTGAAAAAATTCTGCAAAAATCCCAAGATGTATCAATTTTGCAGCCTTTTATACAACCGACAGTTATTTATTCCCCTGCTGATGCTTTTTATAAAAAGTCCAAAAAAATTGAGATTTCAAAATCAGTTGGTTTTATTTCAAAAGAAACTATCGTTAATTATCCTCCTGGCATTCCTTTGATTATCGCAGGAGAAGAAATTAAACCCGAGCATCTGGAAGTTTTTGCTTGCGAAGTTGAAGCAGGAAAAAAGGAAATAGATGTCATTCTTGACTAG
- the ligA gene encoding NAD-dependent DNA ligase LigA, protein MSLQGLTKQEIEKKIKDLRDKINYHNYLYYVKDIPEVPDSEYDRLFNELKELEYLYPEFITPDSPTQRVGEVPSEKFEQVKHKYRLFSLDNAYSQEDLTDWYNRIRKAFSDEKNIELFCELKIDGLAISLSYENGLFVRGATRGDGKIGEDITVNLKTIKSIPLKLYSGEVKEVPEFIEARGEIFMPVSSFEKLNEKRRKNDEPEFANPRNAGSGSVRQLDPKITQERDLDIFIYAGIVEGNHNPSSHKETLELFKKLGFKTNPTSKLCNNIDEVIEFCEFWKEKRFELNYATDGVVIKINDIPTQEELGYTSRAPRWAIAYKFPPEEALTTLLDIEINTGRTGAVTPVAVLQPVKLAGTTVSRASLHNADEIERLDARIGDKVWVKKAAEIIPKIIGVDVSQRWALSQPFKYPDVCPSCGTKLERKENEVITYCPNLAGCKAQLQGWLEYWVSRGAMDIDGVGNSLVAQFIEKDLVKDPADLYTLTMEDVLSLDRMAEKSALNIINAINSSKIRPLANLINALGIKYVGKETAEILSQSFNSVELLKSASIEELSSIEGIGEKIAQSIVKYFENQNVMSMLKKLEDLGVKLEEERQQTVGEQPLAGKFFVLTGVLESMDRNKAGDIIKKLGGKVTGSVSAKTSYVVVGENPGSKYEKALKLNVTILNENDFLKLISR, encoded by the coding sequence ATGAGTTTGCAGGGTTTAACAAAACAGGAAATTGAAAAAAAAATTAAAGATTTGCGCGATAAAATAAATTATCATAATTATCTTTATTATGTAAAAGACATCCCTGAAGTCCCTGACAGCGAATATGACAGACTGTTTAACGAATTAAAAGAACTTGAATATTTATATCCGGAATTTATAACGCCTGACAGCCCGACTCAACGAGTCGGAGAAGTCCCGTCAGAAAAATTTGAGCAGGTTAAACATAAATACAGACTTTTTAGCCTTGATAACGCTTACTCGCAAGAAGATTTAACAGACTGGTATAACCGCATAAGAAAAGCTTTTTCCGATGAAAAAAACATAGAACTTTTCTGCGAACTAAAAATTGACGGGCTGGCAATCTCTTTAAGCTATGAAAACGGGCTTTTTGTAAGAGGTGCAACCAGAGGCGACGGCAAAATCGGAGAAGACATCACCGTAAACTTAAAAACTATAAAAAGCATACCCCTAAAGCTCTATTCCGGAGAAGTTAAAGAAGTCCCGGAATTCATAGAAGCGCGTGGAGAAATTTTCATGCCGGTTTCTTCCTTTGAAAAACTTAATGAAAAACGCAGAAAAAATGATGAGCCTGAATTTGCAAACCCGAGAAATGCAGGCAGCGGCTCAGTAAGACAGCTTGATCCCAAAATCACTCAGGAAAGAGATCTGGATATTTTTATTTACGCAGGAATTGTGGAGGGAAACCACAATCCTTCCTCCCACAAAGAAACTCTGGAACTTTTTAAAAAATTAGGTTTCAAAACCAACCCCACGAGCAAATTGTGCAATAATATCGATGAAGTTATCGAATTTTGTGAATTTTGGAAGGAAAAAAGATTTGAACTTAACTACGCAACAGACGGTGTAGTTATAAAAATTAACGACATCCCAACACAGGAAGAACTCGGTTATACATCAAGAGCTCCAAGATGGGCAATAGCTTATAAATTTCCTCCTGAAGAAGCTTTAACAACCCTTCTTGATATAGAAATAAATACAGGAAGGACAGGAGCAGTAACTCCTGTTGCAGTTCTTCAACCGGTAAAGCTTGCAGGGACGACTGTTTCAAGGGCAAGTCTTCATAATGCAGATGAAATAGAACGACTGGACGCCAGAATTGGCGATAAAGTATGGGTAAAAAAAGCCGCAGAAATCATTCCAAAAATAATCGGAGTGGATGTATCTCAAAGATGGGCCTTAAGCCAGCCTTTCAAATATCCTGACGTTTGCCCTTCCTGCGGAACAAAACTTGAAAGAAAAGAAAATGAAGTTATCACATACTGCCCTAACCTTGCAGGCTGCAAAGCACAGCTTCAGGGATGGCTGGAATACTGGGTTAGCAGAGGAGCTATGGATATTGACGGAGTGGGTAACTCTCTTGTTGCGCAGTTTATCGAAAAAGATTTAGTGAAAGACCCTGCTGATTTATATACGCTAACAATGGAAGATGTGCTTTCTCTGGATAGAATGGCAGAAAAATCGGCATTAAATATCATAAATGCTATTAATTCCTCAAAAATTCGTCCTCTTGCTAATTTAATAAACGCTCTGGGAATAAAATATGTCGGAAAAGAAACCGCTGAAATTCTAAGCCAGAGTTTCAATTCTGTTGAACTTTTAAAATCGGCATCTATTGAAGAACTTTCCTCCATAGAGGGTATTGGTGAAAAAATAGCACAAAGCATTGTAAAATATTTTGAAAATCAAAATGTCATGTCCATGCTAAAAAAACTTGAAGATTTAGGAGTAAAACTTGAAGAAGAAAGACAACAAACAGTCGGAGAACAACCGCTGGCTGGCAAATTTTTTGTATTAACAGGGGTTTTAGAGTCTATGGACAGAAACAAGGCTGGTGATATAATTAAAAAGCTTGGCGGTAAAGTTACAGGCAGTGTAAGCGCTAAAACTTCTTATGTGGTGGTTGGAGAAAACCCCGGTTCAAAATATGAGAAAGCTTTGAAATTAAATGTTACAATCTTAAATGAAAATGATTTCTTAAAATTAATTTCCCGATAA
- a CDS encoding anhydro-N-acetylmuramic acid kinase: protein MAEALKPKLVIGLMSGTSVDGIDACLVRINSFPDFSFEILSTLVWDYPENIKQNIFKIFENKASIEEICWMNFVIGEYFAQAALEVIKKAGITPKEVDLIGSHGQTVYHKPIDEFINGFTKKSTLQIGESAIIAERTGITTISDFRPADIAAGGQGAPLVCFADEILFKSSTISRAIQNIGGMANVTVISPNADIFAFDTGPGNVMIDYCARKFFNQAYDKDGLLAAAGQIDENWLNYLLDEQYYSLIPPKTTGRELFSPEYVEKMLLKAPPNPYNIMATITALSAKTIFNAYDQFIFPKTKIDELIIGGGGAYNPQLLKRMGKYFGKSVKILSHKDFGVSDKFKEALAFAMLAYTTFYKIPNNVPSCTGAKYKKILGKISYA from the coding sequence ATGGCGGAAGCGTTAAAACCTAAGCTCGTAATAGGATTAATGTCAGGAACTTCTGTTGACGGTATAGATGCATGCCTTGTCAGAATTAACTCATTCCCTGATTTTTCGTTTGAAATATTAAGCACTCTTGTTTGGGATTATCCGGAAAATATAAAACAAAATATTTTCAAAATCTTTGAAAATAAAGCCTCCATCGAAGAAATTTGCTGGATGAATTTTGTTATAGGAGAATATTTTGCTCAAGCGGCTCTGGAAGTAATAAAAAAAGCAGGAATTACTCCCAAAGAAGTTGATTTAATAGGTTCTCACGGTCAAACTGTTTATCATAAACCGATTGATGAATTTATAAACGGATTTACTAAAAAAAGCACTCTGCAAATAGGCGAATCTGCAATTATTGCAGAAAGAACAGGAATAACCACTATTTCTGATTTCAGACCGGCAGACATTGCCGCAGGAGGTCAGGGCGCACCGCTCGTGTGCTTTGCCGATGAAATTCTTTTCAAATCAAGCACAATCTCTAGAGCAATCCAAAATATCGGAGGAATGGCAAATGTTACTGTAATAAGCCCTAATGCCGACATTTTTGCTTTTGACACCGGGCCGGGAAACGTAATGATTGATTATTGTGCAAGAAAATTTTTCAATCAGGCTTATGATAAAGACGGATTACTTGCAGCAGCGGGGCAAATTGATGAAAACTGGCTTAATTATCTGCTTGACGAACAATATTATAGCCTAATCCCTCCAAAAACAACGGGGAGAGAGTTATTTTCTCCTGAATATGTAGAAAAAATGCTCTTAAAAGCACCTCCAAATCCTTACAACATCATGGCAACTATAACTGCCCTGAGCGCAAAAACTATTTTTAATGCTTATGATCAGTTTATTTTCCCTAAAACAAAAATTGACGAGCTTATTATAGGTGGAGGCGGAGCTTATAATCCGCAACTCTTGAAAAGGATGGGGAAATATTTCGGAAAATCCGTAAAAATATTGAGCCACAAAGACTTTGGAGTTTCAGACAAATTCAAGGAAGCTCTGGCTTTTGCTATGTTAGCCTATACTACTTTTTATAAAATTCCAAATAACGTGCCTTCCTGCACAGGCGCTAAATACAAAAAAATTCTCGGTAAAATTTCTTATGCATAA
- a CDS encoding flagellar protein FlaG: MPFDGISFTEAGYKITLPSELNIQAEMSAQTQAKTFVKKLDGSHKVQADGKNKQNSQKQNTQENNSDELSDENSPEFLNKSNKINKFKVLFNQSNDMVELIDRESGNIIETISPNDLLHLVSKSKTASGILVDRRI, from the coding sequence ATGCCTTTTGACGGAATATCATTTACAGAAGCCGGCTACAAAATCACACTTCCTTCCGAATTGAATATTCAGGCGGAAATGTCTGCTCAAACGCAGGCAAAAACTTTTGTGAAAAAACTTGATGGAAGCCATAAAGTTCAGGCTGACGGCAAAAATAAACAAAATTCTCAAAAACAGAATACCCAAGAAAACAATTCCGATGAACTTTCTGACGAAAATTCTCCGGAATTTCTTAATAAATCTAACAAAATAAATAAATTCAAAGTGTTGTTTAATCAATCAAACGACATGGTAGAGCTAATTGACAGAGAATCAGGCAACATTATCGAAACCATTTCGCCAAATGATCTCTTACATCTTGTTTCAAAGAGCAAAACAGCTTCTGGAATTTTGGTTGACAGAAGAATATAA
- the fliS gene encoding flagellar export chaperone FliS encodes MNPYLKQYQTSQIQTASPEKILIMLYDGAIQFLNKAKKELENKNIQEVHNNIIGAQKIVAEFMNTLDMEIGGATAVNLYNLYEYMHFRLVQANMKKDVAMIDEVLIHLKDLKSTWEEAIRIANREKSSVNMLDDEEDEEDSIRKA; translated from the coding sequence ATGAATCCATATCTTAAACAATACCAAACAAGCCAAATTCAAACAGCAAGTCCTGAAAAAATACTAATTATGCTCTATGACGGAGCTATTCAGTTTTTGAATAAAGCTAAAAAAGAACTTGAAAACAAAAATATTCAAGAAGTTCATAATAATATTATAGGGGCGCAAAAAATCGTTGCCGAATTTATGAACACACTTGATATGGAAATTGGCGGGGCTACAGCTGTTAATCTTTATAATTTATATGAATATATGCACTTTAGACTGGTGCAGGCAAACATGAAAAAAGACGTTGCTATGATTGATGAAGTTCTTATCCACTTGAAAGACCTAAAATCAACATGGGAAGAAGCTATAAGAATTGCCAACAGAGAAAAATCAAGCGTAAACATGCTGGATGATGAAGAAGACGAAGAGGATTCAATCCGAAAAGCATGA
- the gcvPB gene encoding aminomethyl-transferring glycine dehydrogenase subunit GcvPB — protein sequence MAETVYTKSKAGRRGIKFPASGVAEKNLSEFIPENLLNKEQIKLPELTELDVMRYFTNLSHKNFSIDNVFYPLGSCTMKYNPKINEFAANLDGFTNTHPEQNEEYAQGSLELMYELQQNLKEITGMDAISLQPAAGAHGELAGMLIVKKYFEKIGEKRTKVIIPDSAHGTNPATAKMCGFDTVEIKSNSDGLVDVEELKKVLDNETAAIMMTNPNTLGLFEEKILEISKLVHESGALLYYDGANLNAIMGITNPKIMGFDIVHLNLHKTFSTPHGGGGPGAGPIGVVEKLSGFLPVPVVSFNNEKYYLNFDLKDTIGKVKAYYGNFGVLVRAYTYILMMGGKGLRQVSEDAVLNANYLKEKLKKTYKLPYDKVCMHEFVLSGDIQKEKGVNTMGIAKRLMDSNIHPPTVYFPLIVHEAMMIEPTETESRETLDNFIEIMEKINEEINEDPELVLERPVKTPVSRVDETLAARQPNLRWREL from the coding sequence ATGGCAGAAACAGTTTATACAAAAAGCAAAGCCGGCAGAAGAGGAATAAAATTTCCTGCCTCCGGTGTTGCAGAAAAGAATTTGTCTGAATTTATTCCTGAAAATCTTTTAAATAAAGAACAAATTAAATTGCCTGAATTAACAGAACTTGATGTAATGAGGTATTTTACAAATCTGTCACACAAAAATTTCTCTATTGATAACGTATTTTACCCGCTCGGTTCGTGTACAATGAAATATAACCCGAAAATAAACGAATTTGCAGCAAATTTGGACGGATTTACAAATACCCACCCTGAACAAAACGAAGAATATGCGCAGGGTTCGCTGGAATTAATGTATGAGCTTCAGCAAAATCTTAAAGAAATTACCGGTATGGATGCAATTTCTTTGCAACCGGCAGCCGGAGCCCACGGCGAACTTGCAGGAATGCTTATTGTAAAAAAATATTTTGAAAAAATCGGAGAAAAACGAACTAAAGTAATTATTCCTGATTCTGCACACGGGACAAACCCTGCTACAGCAAAAATGTGCGGCTTTGATACAGTAGAAATCAAATCTAATTCTGACGGTCTTGTTGATGTAGAAGAACTTAAAAAAGTTCTCGATAACGAAACTGCCGCTATCATGATGACAAATCCCAATACGCTCGGGCTTTTTGAAGAAAAAATACTTGAAATTTCAAAACTTGTCCATGAATCCGGAGCTCTTCTTTATTACGACGGTGCAAACCTGAACGCAATAATGGGAATCACCAACCCGAAGATTATGGGATTTGATATAGTTCACCTTAACTTGCATAAAACTTTCTCCACTCCTCATGGCGGAGGCGGACCCGGAGCAGGACCTATAGGGGTAGTAGAAAAGCTGTCCGGCTTTTTGCCTGTGCCTGTTGTAAGTTTTAACAACGAAAAATATTATTTAAACTTCGATTTAAAAGATACCATTGGAAAAGTTAAAGCATATTACGGAAATTTCGGGGTGCTTGTAAGGGCTTACACTTATATTCTTATGATGGGAGGAAAAGGGCTTAGACAGGTTAGTGAAGATGCTGTACTTAACGCTAATTACCTTAAAGAAAAGCTTAAAAAGACTTATAAACTTCCCTACGACAAAGTTTGTATGCATGAATTTGTACTTTCAGGCGATATTCAAAAAGAAAAAGGCGTAAACACAATGGGTATTGCAAAAAGACTAATGGATTCAAATATCCATCCGCCCACAGTTTATTTTCCGTTGATTGTACATGAAGCAATGATGATTGAGCCGACAGAAACCGAATCCAGAGAAACTTTGGATAATTTTATTGAAATTATGGAAAAAATCAATGAGGAAATCAACGAAGACCCTGAACTTGTGCTTGAACGACCCGTCAAAACGCCTGTATCAAGAGTGGATGAAACACTTGCCGCCAGACAACCAAACTTGAGATGGAGAGAACTATGA
- a CDS encoding glycosyltransferase: MPNWVNYHKMKQYYTNPNIDKPLDQIYSDLNDHTNEIFEGDTVYHKHLVSFVLLPPLFYEGKFLKGIIFSQGVDFLYKINPRLQDVFLSMAYSMCCGYPWSESADAYFTLYKNPQREEWFRKNHPDKADKILIPFEDSDYTNEYIMAPTEINKAKDIDILCISRFIDLKNIPIIAEALKIYRQKYPEKTIKMSLIIGKDFGSNFEGIDEQEKAEIQKVESILDVPKDYIDLIPRVDYHKLPEYYSRAKLTILGTLVEGKNRSLHESMSCNTPIVYFKDFNKYLRGDDFAFPEGAGLCAPEFTAESLADTIHTVLENQDAFKPRRKYLEFYGRKNFFNTCINSFPYYKSNLPEYKENEHFNNLWLDLAMQYNYQLSLNDFIYDKNTGLSWSSTPENINTLINFYLSRFDYFRDVMKYEI, encoded by the coding sequence ATGCCTAACTGGGTTAATTATCATAAAATGAAGCAATATTATACTAATCCCAATATTGACAAACCTTTAGACCAAATTTATTCAGATTTAAATGATCATACAAATGAAATCTTCGAAGGTGATACTGTTTATCACAAACATCTTGTATCTTTTGTGCTGCTACCGCCTCTTTTTTACGAAGGTAAGTTTCTAAAAGGCATAATTTTTAGTCAGGGTGTTGATTTCCTGTACAAAATTAATCCCAGACTTCAAGATGTTTTCCTGTCAATGGCTTATTCTATGTGCTGCGGCTATCCATGGTCAGAATCAGCGGACGCTTATTTTACATTATATAAAAACCCTCAAAGAGAAGAATGGTTCAGAAAAAACCATCCGGATAAAGCCGATAAAATACTTATCCCGTTTGAAGATTCGGATTATACAAACGAATATATAATGGCTCCAACTGAAATTAATAAAGCTAAAGATATTGATATTTTGTGCATATCAAGATTTATAGACCTTAAAAATATTCCGATAATAGCCGAAGCATTAAAAATATACAGGCAAAAATATCCTGAAAAAACAATAAAAATGTCTCTAATAATCGGCAAAGACTTTGGTTCAAACTTTGAAGGAATTGATGAACAGGAAAAAGCAGAGATTCAAAAGGTAGAATCGATTCTCGATGTTCCGAAAGACTACATCGATCTTATTCCCAGAGTTGATTACCACAAGCTTCCCGAATATTATTCAAGAGCCAAATTAACAATATTAGGAACTTTAGTTGAAGGCAAAAATCGTTCATTGCATGAATCAATGAGTTGCAATACACCTATAGTTTATTTTAAAGATTTTAACAAATATCTTAGGGGAGATGATTTTGCTTTCCCTGAAGGTGCAGGACTTTGCGCCCCTGAATTCACTGCAGAATCTCTAGCAGACACTATTCATACTGTTCTTGAAAATCAGGACGCTTTTAAACCGCGCAGAAAATATCTTGAGTTTTACGGTCGGAAAAATTTCTTTAATACATGTATTAACAGTTTTCCTTACTATAAATCGAATTTGCCTGAATACAAAGAAAATGAGCATTTCAATAATTTATGGCTGGATCTTGCTATGCAATATAATTATCAACTTAGCCTGAACGATTTTATATATGACAAAAACACCGGTCTTTCCTGGTCTTCAACTCCGGAAAATATTAACACGCTTATTAATTTTTACCTGTCCAGATTTGATTACTTTAGAGATGTAATGAAATATGAGATATAA